A single region of the Bartonella harrusi genome encodes:
- a CDS encoding GpE family phage tail protein — MEHWRNFRVFYQAAGYLDWETAAQLIADIAIVFHWSLADMMEMDPQELIFWRKQAAERYKSK, encoded by the coding sequence ATCGAGCATTGGAGAAATTTTAGAGTCTTTTATCAAGCGGCGGGATACCTCGACTGGGAAACCGCCGCTCAACTGATAGCGGACATTGCCATTGTTTTTCATTGGTCCCTTGCAGACATGATGGAAATGGATCCGCAAGAATTAATCTTCTGGCGAAAACAAGCAGCAGAAAGGTATAAATCAAAATGA
- a CDS encoding helix-turn-helix domain-containing protein, translated as MITPFGKTLRKLRIDHSERLLDMAKKLDISVPFLSSVEIGKKSVPVGMEEKIIEVYALNQEAAARLRRESDACRSSFTIKSSDPLCRETIGMFTRLLKVFSQQDLESFKGILEAIREEKSQKNVRVAEEC; from the coding sequence ATGATTACACCCTTTGGTAAAACCTTACGCAAACTTCGCATAGATCACTCTGAACGTCTTTTAGATATGGCTAAGAAATTAGACATCTCTGTCCCATTTTTATCATCAGTAGAAATTGGCAAAAAATCTGTACCGGTTGGCATGGAAGAAAAGATCATAGAGGTTTACGCTTTAAATCAAGAGGCAGCCGCCCGTTTAAGGAGAGAATCAGATGCTTGTCGCAGCAGTTTTACCATCAAGTCGTCTGATCCCTTGTGTCGTGAAACCATTGGCATGTTTACGAGACTTTTAAAGGTTTTTTCACAACAGGATTTGGAATCCTTCAAAGGAATATTAGAAGCGATTAGAGAAGAGAAAAGCCAAAAAAATGTTCGTGTTGCGGAGGAATGTTAG
- a CDS encoding ETC complex I subunit yields the protein MIARIYSPAKTAMQSGRRNTGFWILQYEPLQEKMRDPLMGYTATSDMSNQIRIQFNNKEEAIAFARKNAIPYRVEKAHRLIRRAVSYSDNFRSDRQQSWTH from the coding sequence ATGATCGCACGTATTTATAGTCCTGCGAAGACAGCAATGCAGTCGGGTAGGAGGAATACTGGTTTTTGGATTTTGCAATATGAGCCGTTACAGGAAAAGATGCGTGATCCTCTTATGGGATATACGGCGACATCTGATATGAGTAATCAGATAAGAATCCAATTTAATAACAAAGAAGAGGCAATTGCTTTTGCACGCAAGAATGCTATTCCCTATCGTGTAGAAAAAGCACATAGGCTGATTCGGCGTGCTGTTTCTTATTCTGATAATTTTCGCAGCGATAGACAGCAATCTTGGACGCATTGA
- a CDS encoding phage tail protein, with amino-acid sequence MMLALGGFIFSIETAAYQTLDLSYGVPWVEQGRLGRKAALQLPAVANAEFFLTGVIYPDFKGGHGQLEYLRQIAHQGPHILVTGQGKILGKFVILSVEEKQSVFHHNGAPKKQEFTVKLREYGEDL; translated from the coding sequence ATGATGCTTGCTTTGGGTGGTTTTATTTTTTCAATTGAAACAGCAGCCTATCAAACTCTTGATCTGTCTTATGGCGTGCCATGGGTCGAGCAAGGACGATTGGGACGAAAAGCGGCTCTTCAATTGCCTGCTGTTGCAAATGCGGAATTTTTCTTAACGGGTGTGATTTATCCAGACTTCAAAGGTGGGCATGGACAACTCGAATATTTGCGGCAAATCGCCCATCAGGGACCTCACATTCTTGTAACAGGGCAAGGCAAAATTTTAGGCAAATTTGTTATCCTTTCCGTGGAGGAAAAGCAAAGCGTTTTTCATCATAACGGTGCCCCCAAAAAACAAGAATTTACAGTAAAACTGAGAGAGTATGGTGAAGACCTATGA
- a CDS encoding lysozyme yields the protein MRKISSEGLALIKQWEGLRLHAYKDAIGIWTIGYGHTNAAGKPFVHKGMTITEEQAEEFLCRDLQQFENTVEQAVQVSLTDEQFAALVSFCYNVGTAAFCNSTLLKKLNQGEYEAVPSELQKWTKADGKRLQGLVHRRTAEAGLWAKGAYVSSNYQPVETKQPMGIFKAEALAPIIGSFSGLGGLLAGNGPIQWALATIMVLAACAGLFCVAKRFQEHKL from the coding sequence ATGAGAAAAATATCATCAGAAGGACTTGCACTTATTAAACAATGGGAGGGCTTGCGTCTACACGCCTATAAAGATGCCATTGGTATATGGACCATTGGTTATGGGCATACAAACGCTGCTGGAAAACCCTTTGTTCATAAGGGCATGACAATCACTGAAGAACAAGCCGAAGAGTTTCTTTGCCGTGATTTGCAACAATTTGAGAACACTGTTGAACAAGCCGTTCAAGTTTCCTTAACAGACGAACAATTCGCAGCACTCGTCTCCTTTTGTTATAATGTAGGAACAGCAGCCTTTTGCAATTCGACACTGTTAAAAAAACTCAATCAAGGTGAATATGAAGCAGTGCCCTCTGAATTACAGAAATGGACCAAAGCGGATGGAAAGCGCCTTCAAGGTCTCGTCCACCGGCGGACAGCAGAAGCAGGCTTATGGGCAAAAGGCGCTTATGTTTCCTCCAATTATCAACCAGTAGAAACCAAACAGCCAATGGGGATTTTCAAAGCAGAAGCCCTTGCCCCCATCATTGGTTCTTTCTCAGGACTTGGAGGTTTGTTAGCGGGCAATGGCCCTATCCAATGGGCATTGGCAACCATTATGGTTTTAGCCGCCTGTGCCGGTCTTTTCTGTGTCGCCAAACGCTTTCAGGAACACAAATTATGA
- the hdaA gene encoding DnaA regulatory inactivator HdaA gives MNGSETQLPLNFSYNSAFQFDDLVVTESNRMAFQLIDHWPNWILPIAVLVGKEGSGKTHFSRVWAQKAEAFIVPCNEIDQAVVVASSGRSFLIEDIDAGEISETGLFHLINSIKQANLDACRATLLITARTVPSLWDLKLKDLKSRLNSVMLVTINQPDDALLTAVAFKLFSDKQIIVHPDAVYYLVRRCERSLFALKRVIDSVDRLALQRKSKITRAVIGEVLNMQIQ, from the coding sequence ATGAATGGGAGTGAAACGCAATTACCCTTAAACTTTTCTTATAATTCAGCTTTTCAATTTGATGATTTAGTGGTGACGGAAAGCAATCGTATGGCTTTTCAACTTATTGATCATTGGCCAAACTGGATCTTACCTATCGCAGTGTTGGTTGGAAAGGAAGGATCTGGAAAAACCCATTTTTCTCGTGTATGGGCACAAAAAGCTGAAGCCTTCATTGTTCCCTGTAATGAAATTGATCAGGCTGTTGTAGTGGCTTCTTCAGGAAGATCTTTTTTAATTGAGGATATTGATGCAGGTGAAATCAGTGAGACAGGACTTTTTCACTTAATTAATAGCATTAAGCAAGCAAATCTTGATGCTTGTCGCGCTACTTTGTTGATAACAGCACGTACAGTTCCTTCTTTGTGGGATTTAAAGTTAAAAGATCTAAAAAGTCGCCTTAATTCGGTTATGTTAGTGACCATTAATCAGCCTGATGATGCATTGTTAACAGCTGTTGCTTTTAAACTTTTTTCTGATAAACAGATTATTGTTCATCCAGATGCTGTTTACTATCTTGTAAGGCGTTGTGAACGTTCTTTATTTGCATTGAAACGTGTAATCGATTCTGTTGATCGGTTAGCATTACAGAGAAAAAGTAAAATAACGCGTGCTGTTATTGGTGAAGTTCTTAACATGCAAATACAGTAA
- a CDS encoding phage tail assembly protein, with amino-acid sequence MTIQTSITHQLLIPVTFEGKEHTTITLQRPKTKDVQAIDKKEGVEQTIAMVARLSGWPHEAVGELDMSDLSSIGEILESFIKRRDTSTGKPPLN; translated from the coding sequence ATGACCATACAAACAAGCATCACGCATCAATTGCTTATCCCTGTGACCTTTGAAGGAAAAGAGCATACCACAATTACCTTACAGCGCCCCAAAACAAAAGATGTGCAAGCAATCGACAAAAAGGAAGGTGTTGAACAAACAATTGCTATGGTTGCACGCCTTTCTGGATGGCCCCATGAAGCTGTTGGGGAACTCGATATGAGTGACTTATCGAGCATTGGAGAAATTTTAGAGTCTTTTATCAAGCGGCGGGATACCTCGACTGGGAAACCGCCGCTCAACTGA
- a CDS encoding AI-2E family transporter, translated as MSKISDNHGHSSWQLMKKKVSKSVSHDRYKTYVPAYTQMPLPNNIKKQVFFWLGTLIFFILFMFVFGSILLPFVAGIVLAYFLNPIVQLLEKIGIRRVFGTILITLFIIVFFVAALIILIPIITWQIQQFMSDGLPVYVNRIQTFFVEHDFDWVRRYFGSDPNELQSNIKGLLGKSSDFITSLLNSLLKSGKSIVNLVSLFVVAPVVTFYMLLDWPRMVATVDSLIPRDHLETVRSIFHEIDRAIAGFVRGQGTVCLILGGYYAIGLTITGLNFGLLIGMFIGLISFVPYIGTMSGFLLSVGVAWVQFYPDNWGWIIVVVVLFLIGQFIEGYILQPKLVGSSVGLHPVWLMFALFAFSSLFGFTGMLVAVPAAAAVGVLVRFALHTYLNSQLYSRNGNSESLE; from the coding sequence ATGAGCAAGATATCAGATAATCATGGACATTCTTCTTGGCAGCTAATGAAAAAGAAAGTTAGTAAGAGTGTATCCCATGATCGTTATAAGACTTATGTGCCAGCTTATACTCAAATGCCGCTACCGAATAATATAAAAAAACAAGTTTTTTTCTGGCTTGGTACGTTGATCTTTTTCATTCTTTTTATGTTTGTTTTTGGGTCTATTTTGCTTCCTTTCGTAGCAGGTATTGTGTTGGCTTATTTTCTGAATCCTATTGTACAATTGCTTGAAAAAATTGGTATTCGTCGTGTTTTTGGCACTATTCTTATTACCTTGTTTATCATTGTTTTTTTTGTTGCTGCTTTAATCATTTTAATTCCTATTATCACTTGGCAAATACAGCAATTTATGAGTGACGGTTTGCCTGTTTATGTGAATCGTATTCAAACTTTTTTTGTTGAACATGATTTTGATTGGGTTAGACGCTATTTTGGCAGTGATCCAAATGAATTACAGAGTAATATTAAAGGGCTTTTGGGAAAAAGTTCTGATTTTATTACCTCTCTTTTAAATTCACTTTTGAAGTCAGGAAAGTCCATCGTTAATCTCGTTAGTCTCTTTGTGGTCGCTCCTGTGGTGACATTTTATATGTTATTAGATTGGCCGCGTATGGTTGCAACTGTTGATTCGTTGATACCGCGAGATCATCTTGAAACTGTTCGTAGTATTTTTCATGAAATAGATCGAGCTATTGCTGGATTTGTTCGGGGACAGGGAACAGTCTGTTTAATATTAGGAGGATATTACGCTATTGGTCTGACGATTACAGGACTCAATTTTGGTCTTTTAATTGGTATGTTTATTGGCCTTATCAGTTTTGTCCCTTATATTGGTACAATGAGTGGTTTTTTACTTTCAGTTGGTGTTGCATGGGTTCAGTTTTATCCGGATAATTGGGGATGGATTATCGTTGTTGTTGTTCTCTTTTTAATTGGCCAATTTATTGAAGGTTACATTCTTCAACCAAAACTTGTAGGGTCATCAGTAGGACTACATCCTGTATGGTTGATGTTTGCACTTTTTGCGTTTTCTTCACTTTTTGGATTCACGGGTATGCTTGTTGCTGTTCCTGCGGCAGCGGCTGTTGGTGTTTTAGTTCGTTTTGCTCTTCATACTTACCTTAATTCTCAGTTATATTCGCGAAATGGAAACTCGGAGTCACTAGAATGA
- a CDS encoding type II toxin-antitoxin system PemK/MazF family toxin, whose product MKRGSLVTIAMQGDFGKPRPALIIQANQFSEHTSVTVLPITSTLIAAPLLRITIQPDAKNGLQKLSQVMIDKIMTVRCEKVSPAFGSIHADKMVEIERCLAVFLGIVK is encoded by the coding sequence ATGAAGCGTGGATCTCTCGTAACAATAGCGATGCAGGGTGATTTTGGTAAACCAAGACCTGCATTAATAATTCAAGCCAATCAATTCAGTGAACATACAAGCGTAACAGTTTTACCAATTACAAGTACACTTATTGCAGCGCCATTACTTCGCATTACTATTCAACCAGATGCCAAAAATGGTTTACAAAAGCTTTCACAAGTGATGATTGATAAGATCATGACGGTAAGATGCGAAAAGGTTAGCCCAGCTTTCGGTTCTATTCATGCAGATAAAATGGTAGAAATTGAACGCTGTTTGGCTGTGTTTTTGGGAATAGTAAAATGA
- a CDS encoding tail protein X: MSDLYRTKQGDMVDAICWKYYAKGQQALAVERVYAANFGLADHGPILTAGITIILPSLPYPKATPVMRIWGSKS, encoded by the coding sequence ATGAGTGATCTTTATAGAACAAAACAAGGCGATATGGTTGATGCCATTTGTTGGAAATATTATGCCAAAGGTCAACAAGCGCTTGCTGTCGAACGGGTCTATGCAGCAAATTTTGGGCTTGCAGACCATGGACCCATTTTGACAGCAGGCATCACAATCATTTTGCCCTCCCTCCCCTATCCCAAGGCCACACCGGTGATGAGAATTTGGGGCAGCAAATCATGA
- a CDS encoding phage late control D family protein, with protein MKPFCMVMANGQDITKTLMNYVLSIEITDEAEDKSDRITIELDDRARNSDNGFLDIPLIGTVLSVTLGYESGKIRDMGAYLIDEISVSSPPQSLTVTGRAAAMNTSYRTPKSQSYHQQTLGHIVQEIAQRNGYTAKVDPSLAKIVVRHIDQTAESDMAFAARLAEEYDAVAKPVDGKLVLAKRGEGKAITGETLPVVVLHEEQCTSWDFKYSARDEAGAANGLETDDGEDQKAAADARAPEEIEEDENAIHMDENDLPEPSEPERGEKTEKEAEKQEQEKKGGVIATYYDLRSGEKKEVKSGHSPFHELKYTYHNQSEAVAAIAAYRNKSSRGKSSFSCDIGGDPFVQAEAKLVQDPPFRPYIPAEWRIKSVKHKLDKTGGYTTKIECELFDEGQEDAAGIVANTTPDKDDTLDPNAPQNAYDEGEGVIHMDEGDT; from the coding sequence ATGAAACCTTTTTGCATGGTTATGGCAAATGGACAAGACATCACCAAAACTCTCATGAATTATGTTTTATCAATTGAAATAACCGATGAGGCAGAAGACAAAAGCGACCGTATCACCATAGAGCTTGATGACCGTGCACGCAATAGTGATAATGGCTTTCTTGATATACCCCTCATTGGAACAGTTCTTTCCGTAACACTTGGCTATGAAAGCGGCAAAATACGCGATATGGGAGCATATCTGATAGATGAAATCTCTGTAAGCAGTCCACCGCAAAGCTTAACTGTTACAGGGCGCGCCGCAGCAATGAACACGTCTTATAGAACACCCAAAAGCCAATCTTATCACCAGCAAACACTTGGCCATATTGTTCAAGAAATCGCACAGCGTAATGGTTACACCGCAAAAGTTGACCCTTCTCTTGCAAAAATTGTTGTGCGTCATATTGATCAAACCGCTGAAAGTGATATGGCTTTTGCCGCCCGCCTTGCAGAGGAATATGATGCGGTAGCAAAGCCTGTTGATGGTAAGCTAGTCCTTGCCAAACGGGGAGAAGGCAAAGCCATCACCGGCGAGACACTTCCCGTAGTGGTTCTTCATGAGGAACAGTGCACCTCTTGGGATTTTAAATACAGTGCACGGGATGAAGCAGGTGCAGCCAATGGTTTAGAAACGGATGATGGTGAGGACCAAAAAGCCGCAGCGGATGCACGTGCACCAGAAGAGATAGAGGAGGATGAAAACGCCATCCATATGGATGAAAATGATCTACCAGAACCATCTGAACCAGAAAGAGGAGAAAAAACAGAAAAAGAAGCGGAGAAGCAAGAACAAGAGAAAAAAGGCGGCGTTATCGCAACCTATTATGATCTACGCAGTGGTGAAAAGAAAGAAGTCAAATCCGGTCATTCGCCGTTTCATGAACTCAAATATACCTACCATAATCAATCAGAGGCTGTTGCAGCTATTGCCGCTTATCGTAACAAATCGTCACGGGGGAAATCTTCTTTCTCCTGTGATATTGGTGGTGATCCCTTTGTGCAAGCAGAGGCAAAACTTGTTCAAGATCCCCCTTTCCGTCCTTATATACCAGCAGAATGGCGCATCAAAAGCGTCAAGCACAAGCTTGATAAAACGGGTGGTTACACCACAAAAATAGAGTGCGAACTTTTTGATGAAGGACAAGAAGATGCAGCTGGAATTGTTGCAAACACAACGCCAGATAAGGATGATACTCTTGATCCAAACGCTCCACAAAATGCATATGATGAAGGTGAAGGCGTCATACATATGGATGAGGGAGATACATAA
- a CDS encoding antitoxin MazE family protein gives MATMHVNERVQKHRNAQRKAGLRLMQIWVPDTRQPNFAEECRRQCRLVAKMDKTDTSMQLFMDQSLVEVDGWTE, from the coding sequence ATGGCTACAATGCACGTCAATGAACGCGTTCAAAAACATCGTAACGCACAAAGGAAAGCAGGATTGCGCTTGATGCAAATTTGGGTACCAGATACACGCCAACCAAACTTTGCAGAAGAGTGCCGCCGGCAGTGTCGCTTGGTAGCAAAAATGGATAAAACAGATACATCTATGCAATTATTTATGGATCAATCTTTAGTGGAAGTTGATGGCTGGACAGAATGA
- a CDS encoding phage tail tape measure protein, with translation MSEKVADAKVKLSLEDKLTAPLKHLQKRFDTLSKTLSHRLSIPRFSAAVKNMTSRLQGVQSALGTAASRASLFTGALGLAGGGLIASVTAVTMKTMHLGDSLHHASRHLGMSVTALQLWGDAADNSGYSAELFQQSLATLNRRSAQAYAGQKRGIMGFEALGISVKDASGKLKSNSTLLEEITDKMSKMKNQAQRQHIAALLFGGDGKEMAAMLAQGMAPIKELFAKARKGKWLIGADVARYAADLSDKLGAFKKKIGGIARFIGTRFMPILNDMIDSFSKLIDENRDLIQTTVAGWAKTLKKVFHDLLDPTSDLRKGISDLTERIKGWFFWMKPLVGEITLLKVGLIALGCFIFGPLIAALAAVGASFVTLDYTIMTTPIGWLIGGIAALVALYKYWDKINGWVAASLAAVGAVLTGAFIAAMAPAASTVAGLAVTLVTSLIPAITAVGSAFISLGVAIMTTPVGWIIGDIAALVTAGYLLYKNWNTVVNFISKLWDSFASLFSNTFSKLFTLFKEFSPLFWIAKKVNALIDWLFGVNLMDAGAHLIGSLWDGIKSQWTALCNWFSGMISKLTSWMPDWMKEKLGFNVSINKTSTETIKTFTDETNARAKRIMDTAVVTKSPFGQSNSGFNKGAIATKHIETPNAKADAFKAPKPIAGHKAVEVDARVTITNLNISVPNGLKDEIRDAVNQALERYAKQQRLAIASSLSD, from the coding sequence ATGAGTGAAAAAGTTGCTGATGCAAAGGTAAAATTGTCTCTTGAAGACAAACTTACCGCGCCTCTTAAACATCTTCAAAAAAGATTTGATACATTGTCAAAAACACTCTCCCATAGATTGAGTATCCCTCGCTTTTCTGCTGCAGTCAAAAATATGACATCACGTTTGCAAGGCGTTCAAAGTGCCCTTGGCACAGCGGCAAGCCGTGCTTCACTCTTTACCGGTGCTTTAGGGCTTGCCGGTGGAGGTCTTATCGCAAGTGTCACCGCCGTCACCATGAAAACCATGCATCTTGGGGATAGTCTTCATCACGCATCACGGCATTTAGGCATGAGTGTCACAGCGCTTCAGTTATGGGGGGATGCGGCAGACAATTCAGGATATTCTGCTGAACTTTTTCAACAATCCTTAGCAACTTTAAATAGGCGTTCGGCACAAGCATATGCCGGACAAAAAAGAGGCATTATGGGGTTTGAGGCACTTGGCATTTCTGTCAAAGATGCTTCTGGAAAACTCAAATCAAACTCTACCTTGTTAGAAGAAATCACCGACAAGATGAGTAAAATGAAAAATCAAGCGCAAAGACAGCATATTGCTGCTCTGCTGTTTGGTGGTGATGGCAAGGAAATGGCAGCCATGCTTGCGCAAGGGATGGCACCCATCAAAGAGCTGTTTGCAAAAGCACGGAAAGGAAAATGGTTGATTGGTGCCGATGTCGCACGCTATGCCGCAGATCTCAGTGATAAGCTTGGTGCTTTTAAGAAAAAAATAGGCGGTATCGCGCGCTTTATTGGCACACGCTTTATGCCTATTCTCAACGATATGATTGACAGTTTTTCAAAACTGATTGATGAAAACCGTGATCTCATACAAACAACCGTTGCTGGATGGGCTAAAACCTTAAAAAAAGTCTTTCATGATTTGCTTGATCCTACCTCTGATTTGAGAAAAGGCATCAGTGATCTTACCGAGAGGATTAAAGGCTGGTTTTTCTGGATGAAACCGCTTGTTGGTGAAATAACCCTGTTAAAAGTAGGACTTATAGCACTTGGTTGCTTTATTTTTGGTCCACTCATTGCCGCATTAGCTGCCGTGGGCGCATCTTTTGTCACGCTTGACTATACAATCATGACAACTCCTATTGGTTGGCTCATTGGTGGTATTGCGGCACTTGTTGCACTCTATAAATATTGGGATAAAATCAATGGTTGGGTTGCTGCTTCTTTAGCCGCAGTTGGAGCAGTTCTTACCGGAGCATTCATTGCGGCAATGGCACCAGCTGCCTCCACAGTTGCTGGTCTTGCTGTAACTCTTGTCACTTCACTTATTCCAGCAATAACTGCCGTTGGTTCTGCTTTTATATCGCTTGGGGTCGCAATCATGACCACTCCCGTAGGCTGGATAATCGGGGACATTGCGGCGCTTGTCACAGCTGGATATCTGCTCTATAAAAACTGGAATACAGTCGTAAATTTCATAAGCAAGTTATGGGATTCTTTTGCCAGTTTGTTCAGTAACACTTTCAGTAAACTCTTTACGCTCTTTAAAGAGTTTTCACCCCTCTTCTGGATAGCAAAAAAGGTCAACGCATTGATTGATTGGTTGTTCGGCGTCAATTTAATGGACGCAGGGGCTCATCTGATTGGCAGCTTGTGGGACGGCATCAAAAGCCAATGGACCGCTCTATGCAATTGGTTTAGCGGCATGATAAGCAAATTAACCAGTTGGATGCCTGATTGGATGAAAGAAAAACTTGGTTTCAATGTTTCAATCAACAAAACTTCAACAGAAACGATTAAAACCTTTACCGATGAAACCAATGCACGTGCAAAAAGAATAATGGATACCGCTGTTGTCACCAAGTCCCCCTTTGGACAAAGCAACAGTGGTTTTAATAAAGGGGCAATTGCAACAAAGCATATAGAAACTCCCAATGCAAAAGCAGATGCCTTCAAAGCTCCCAAACCAATTGCGGGTCATAAAGCTGTTGAAGTAGACGCCCGTGTAACCATTACAAATCTCAATATTTCAGTGCCAAATGGTCTCAAAGATGAAATCAGAGACGCTGTCAATCAAGCCCTTGAACGCTATGCCAAACAGCAACGTTTGGCGATAGCCTCTAGCCTTTCGGATTAA
- a CDS encoding helix-turn-helix domain-containing transcriptional regulator encodes MKDCNHDDAMAGIFYDDPEIAAATLDAILADGDQGELLVTLRQMAKAYGGVQAVAKAANLNPTQLYRTLSEKGNPEFRSLNALLRTMGFRLAVQPLERPVPHV; translated from the coding sequence ATAAAAGACTGTAACCATGATGATGCAATGGCGGGAATTTTCTATGATGACCCTGAGATAGCAGCAGCTACCCTTGATGCAATCCTAGCAGATGGTGATCAAGGTGAATTGCTTGTAACACTTCGCCAAATGGCTAAAGCTTATGGTGGTGTTCAAGCTGTAGCTAAAGCAGCCAACTTGAATCCCACACAGCTTTACCGTACACTTTCAGAAAAAGGCAATCCAGAGTTTCGCAGCTTGAATGCTTTACTGCGTACCATGGGATTTCGCTTAGCTGTACAGCCTCTTGAACGACCAGTTCCACACGTTTAA